One Nitrospina watsonii DNA segment encodes these proteins:
- a CDS encoding dihydroorotate dehydrogenase, which translates to MGSAVDLSVNLGAFSLANPVLAASGTFGYGLEFAPFVDLNRLGGFCAKGLSLKPRLGNPAPRVVETASGMLNSIGLENVGFERFRDEKLPHLQMVSCRVVCNFFGDTVHEYEEMARALSTLERVDALEMNISCPNVEEGGVQFSSDPKTVEKVVAATRRATGKFLIVKLSPNVTDITVTARAAEAAGADALSLVNTCVGMVLDAETGKPYLGNANGTGGLSGPAIKPIALNMVYQTAQVVGIPIFGIGGIRTAEDAVEYMMAGASAVQVGTANYFDPRVTMKIIDGLKEWCVAHGVARIESICGRAWKERNDQGI; encoded by the coding sequence ATGGGTTCCGCGGTCGATCTTTCTGTCAATCTGGGCGCATTTTCGCTGGCCAATCCTGTGCTCGCCGCTTCCGGAACGTTCGGTTACGGGCTGGAGTTTGCGCCGTTCGTGGACCTGAATCGGTTGGGCGGATTCTGCGCCAAAGGACTCTCGTTGAAACCGCGTCTCGGCAACCCGGCGCCGCGCGTGGTGGAAACCGCATCGGGGATGCTGAACTCGATCGGACTCGAAAATGTCGGATTCGAGCGCTTCCGCGATGAAAAGCTGCCACACCTGCAAATGGTTTCCTGCCGGGTGGTGTGCAACTTCTTCGGCGACACGGTCCACGAGTATGAAGAGATGGCGCGGGCGTTGTCCACGCTGGAACGCGTCGATGCCCTGGAGATGAACATTTCCTGCCCGAACGTGGAGGAGGGTGGGGTGCAGTTCAGCTCCGATCCCAAAACGGTGGAAAAGGTGGTAGCGGCGACACGCCGCGCCACCGGCAAGTTTCTCATCGTCAAGCTGTCGCCCAACGTCACCGACATCACCGTGACGGCGCGGGCGGCGGAGGCGGCGGGCGCGGATGCGTTGTCCCTGGTCAATACCTGCGTCGGCATGGTGCTGGATGCGGAGACCGGGAAACCTTACCTTGGCAATGCCAACGGCACCGGCGGCTTGTCGGGACCGGCCATCAAGCCGATCGCCCTCAACATGGTGTATCAGACGGCGCAGGTGGTGGGCATTCCGATTTTCGGTATCGGCGGCATTCGCACGGCGGAGGATGCGGTTGAGTACATGATGGCGGGAGCGTCGGCGGTGCAGGTGGGCACGGCCAACTACTTCGATCCGCGCGTCACCATGAAAATCATCGACGGCCTGAAGGAATGGTGTGTGGCGCACGGCGTCGCGCGCATCGAATCGATCTGCGGCCGGGCCTGGAAGGAACGCAACGATCAGGGAATATAA
- the alr gene encoding alanine racemase → MGTPPSANGLGLHRSTRAEIDLDAFRHNVRILRQTLKPGVRLMAVVKADAYGHGALPCAGAAMEAGADVLGVGIIAEGLELRRCGVEAPIHVLIGILPDEIDDLLHHNLSTTLCTRPLAEALAKRAAALNQSADIHIKVDTGMGRLGVSWEELPAFLEFIRGLKTLNVCSVFTHLSSADEDADYTHRQLQRMDQALQSLHQRGLPCPPVHCDNSAGLLNFPESQHDMVRLGIALYGVTPPALPEQPARTVPTLRSVMHWKTRVLRINPLPANSYLSYGRRFVTERDSRIAVLPVGYADGLSRSLSGNMDVLVGGRRAPQVGAICMDMCLVDVTDLPPVQEGDEVVLFGRQGEAAITVEEMSARDDTIPYETLCSVGKRVPRVYIP, encoded by the coding sequence GTGGGCACACCTCCCTCGGCGAACGGTCTCGGTCTGCACCGTTCCACCCGGGCGGAAATCGATCTGGACGCGTTCCGCCACAACGTCCGCATCCTGCGCCAAACCCTGAAGCCCGGAGTGCGCCTGATGGCCGTGGTCAAGGCCGACGCCTACGGACACGGTGCGCTGCCCTGTGCCGGCGCCGCCATGGAAGCGGGAGCCGATGTGCTCGGTGTCGGCATCATCGCCGAGGGCCTCGAACTGCGCCGCTGCGGGGTCGAAGCCCCCATCCATGTTTTGATTGGCATCCTGCCCGACGAAATCGACGACCTGCTGCATCACAACCTGTCCACCACCCTGTGCACCCGGCCGCTGGCGGAAGCCCTCGCCAAACGGGCGGCGGCATTGAACCAAAGCGCCGACATCCATATCAAGGTGGACACCGGCATGGGACGTTTGGGCGTGAGTTGGGAAGAACTGCCCGCGTTTTTGGAATTCATCCGAGGATTGAAAACCCTGAACGTGTGTTCCGTGTTCACCCACCTGTCCTCTGCCGACGAAGACGCCGACTACACGCACCGGCAACTGCAACGCATGGACCAGGCACTGCAGAGCCTGCACCAGCGGGGCCTGCCTTGCCCACCCGTGCATTGCGACAACAGCGCCGGGCTGCTGAACTTCCCCGAAAGCCAGCACGACATGGTGCGCCTCGGCATCGCCCTGTATGGCGTGACGCCGCCCGCACTGCCGGAGCAGCCCGCGAGAACGGTGCCCACGCTCCGTTCCGTCATGCACTGGAAAACACGGGTGCTGCGCATCAATCCGCTGCCCGCCAACTCGTATCTGAGTTATGGCCGCCGTTTTGTTACCGAGCGCGACAGCCGGATCGCGGTCCTCCCGGTGGGCTACGCCGACGGCCTCAGCCGTTCGCTGTCCGGAAACATGGACGTGCTCGTCGGCGGCCGGCGCGCCCCGCAGGTCGGGGCCATCTGCATGGACATGTGCCTGGTGGATGTGACGGACTTGCCACCCGTGCAGGAAGGGGATGAAGTGGTGCTGTTCGGCAGGCAGGGAGAGGCTGCCATCACCGTGGAAGAAATGTCCGCGCGCGACGACACCATTCCTTACGAAACCCTGTGCAGCGTTGGCAAACGGGTGCCGCGCGTTTATATTCCCTGA
- a CDS encoding Lcl C-terminal domain-containing protein, giving the protein MAEGERFVDNGDGTVTDTKYKLMWLKEDYYQRKGKWCSWKGANKYVELMNEKKFAGYTDWRLPKSQDCRNLYDHESKNYDFNDDIVHIDYAFPEGCGFTYWCQEESGHNAMAYNFYSDRGYQIRKTSKEDSFMSCRPVRSTGKAKASKRVSTTGRTRRE; this is encoded by the coding sequence GTGGCTGAAGGAGAACGTTTTGTGGACAACGGGGACGGAACCGTCACCGACACCAAGTACAAACTGATGTGGTTGAAAGAGGACTATTACCAACGCAAGGGCAAATGGTGCAGTTGGAAAGGAGCCAATAAATACGTCGAGCTCATGAACGAGAAGAAGTTCGCAGGCTACACCGACTGGCGTCTGCCCAAAAGCCAGGACTGCCGCAACCTCTACGACCACGAATCCAAAAACTACGATTTCAACGACGATATCGTTCATATCGACTACGCATTCCCGGAAGGGTGCGGCTTCACCTACTGGTGCCAGGAAGAAAGCGGCCACAACGCCATGGCCTATAATTTTTACAGCGACCGGGGGTATCAGATCCGCAAGACGTCGAAAGAGGATTCGTTCATGTCCTGCCGCCCCGTGCGCTCGACCGGAAAGGCCAAAGCATCGAAACGCGTTTCCACCACCGGTCGCACGCGCAGAGAATGA
- a CDS encoding formylglycine-generating enzyme family protein — MTSRFPHSLGWALACLILFSACAREDCDCGVAGDGPLPAALISEVDGKEMVLVPAGEFVMGTDMTDPENKHLKIGAVKPLFRDQQPSHRVYLDAYYIDKYEVTNREYKQFIDAAQFHEFPANWVNGTFLPEAGDLPVTNITWGEALAYAMWAGKSLPTEAQWEKAARGTDGRLYPWGNEYEPGIGNIGLDGPRELMPVGSFPRDLSPYQAFDMAGNVMEWTLDWYRAYPGNDFQFKKFGEELKVLRGNGFQQGGHYFLDEHRYVFHRSEVKPGEYFENVGFRCVSPFLPEPGADD, encoded by the coding sequence ATGACATCCCGTTTCCCGCATTCCCTGGGTTGGGCTCTGGCCTGCCTTATCTTGTTCAGCGCCTGCGCCAGGGAGGACTGCGATTGCGGTGTGGCGGGAGACGGGCCTCTGCCTGCGGCCCTGATTTCGGAGGTGGATGGCAAGGAAATGGTGCTGGTGCCGGCGGGGGAGTTTGTCATGGGCACCGACATGACCGATCCCGAAAACAAACATCTCAAGATCGGTGCGGTCAAACCGTTGTTCCGCGACCAGCAACCGAGCCACAGGGTGTATCTGGACGCGTACTATATCGACAAGTACGAAGTCACCAACCGCGAGTACAAGCAGTTCATCGACGCCGCGCAGTTTCATGAGTTTCCGGCGAACTGGGTGAACGGCACCTTCCTGCCGGAGGCGGGCGACCTGCCGGTGACCAACATCACCTGGGGCGAAGCGCTGGCGTACGCGATGTGGGCGGGCAAATCGCTGCCCACCGAAGCGCAATGGGAGAAAGCCGCGCGCGGCACCGACGGTCGGCTGTACCCATGGGGCAATGAGTATGAGCCCGGCATCGGCAACATTGGCCTCGACGGCCCCCGCGAGTTGATGCCCGTCGGCAGTTTTCCCCGCGACCTCAGTCCCTATCAGGCGTTTGACATGGCGGGAAACGTCATGGAATGGACGCTCGATTGGTACCGGGCTTATCCGGGCAACGACTTTCAGTTTAAAAAATTCGGTGAAGAGTTGAAGGTGCTGCGCGGCAATGGGTTCCAGCAAGGCGGCCATTACTTTCTGGATGAGCACCGTTACGTGTTCCATCGTTCGGAAGTGAAGCCCGGCGAATATTTCGAAAACGTCGGCTTCCGTTGCGTGAGCCCCTTCCTGCCCGAACCCGGCGCCGACGATTAG
- a CDS encoding DUF2784 family protein: MAEYFLILHFLFILYMIVGFVVGLAINHRGFRFVHAGLLAFVSTLMILGIPCPLTILEEHFSSADYEGSFLAVWLNRIIYLEWFDPGVVFVGDMTFAMLVFSSFFWRPLPPRQ, encoded by the coding sequence ATGGCCGAATATTTTCTCATCCTGCATTTTCTGTTCATCCTGTACATGATCGTCGGCTTCGTGGTGGGACTGGCAATCAACCATCGCGGGTTCCGCTTTGTGCACGCCGGCTTGCTGGCTTTCGTCAGCACACTCATGATCCTGGGCATCCCCTGCCCGCTCACGATTCTGGAGGAACATTTTTCGTCGGCGGATTATGAAGGATCGTTCCTCGCGGTCTGGCTGAACCGCATCATCTATCTCGAATGGTTCGATCCCGGCGTGGTTTTTGTGGGGGACATGACCTTTGCCATGCTGGTGTTTTCCTCATTTTTCTGGCGACCGTTGCCGCCCAGGCAATGA
- a CDS encoding pentapeptide repeat-containing protein, giving the protein MSNIDELLQLTLTSKCQDGVNFSQYDLKGISLNGITFIFGVLDEVNLEKAELIDLTFTQATLNDSNFYKARIKNVDFGNANLSNANFEEATLVDCVFKNTSLQNANFSMANLKGCMFRGSNLNHVNFSTSKLQNCDFSFARMMYSYYRSAEINSCRMNGVNARGSDFGFAKFRETDLRSAIFKYSDFNSVTFRESKLSFANFIGSEMKDAVCKDNEMEEVNMEGTDLTYANFEKSNMRNAFLLEANLHGTNFSQTNLKNAYLVDANISKALLKDAVLENTILE; this is encoded by the coding sequence ATGTCAAATATTGACGAATTATTACAACTGACGCTCACCAGCAAATGCCAGGACGGCGTCAACTTCAGCCAGTACGACCTGAAGGGCATCAGCCTCAACGGCATCACCTTCATCTTCGGCGTGCTCGATGAGGTCAACCTGGAAAAAGCCGAGCTGATCGATCTCACCTTCACCCAGGCCACGCTCAACGATTCCAACTTTTACAAGGCCCGCATCAAGAACGTCGATTTTGGCAACGCCAATCTCAGCAATGCCAATTTTGAGGAGGCCACACTGGTCGATTGTGTTTTCAAAAACACGTCTCTCCAAAACGCCAACTTTTCCATGGCCAACCTGAAGGGATGCATGTTCCGGGGCAGCAACCTGAATCACGTTAATTTTTCCACCAGCAAACTGCAAAACTGTGATTTTTCATTTGCACGGATGATGTACAGTTACTACCGCTCGGCGGAAATCAATTCCTGCCGCATGAACGGCGTCAATGCACGCGGCTCGGACTTTGGGTTTGCCAAGTTCCGCGAAACCGATCTGCGCAGCGCCATCTTCAAATACTCGGATTTCAACTCCGTCACCTTTCGCGAATCCAAACTGTCGTTCGCCAACTTCATCGGCTCGGAAATGAAGGACGCCGTCTGCAAGGACAACGAGATGGAAGAGGTCAACATGGAAGGCACCGACCTGACCTACGCCAACTTTGAAAAATCAAACATGCGCAACGCCTTCCTGCTGGAAGCCAACCTGCACGGCACCAACTTCAGCCAGACGAACCTCAAAAACGCCTACCTGGTGGACGCCAACATTTCAAAGGCGCTGCTGAAAGACGCCGTACTGGAAAATACCATTCTGGAATAA
- a CDS encoding motility protein A produces the protein MATAVKESETISGLVDGRRVQPDSTIDIGTILGTMIGVALIAWAIVRGGNPETFLNLNAVLIVFGGTIATSFIAYPSSKIISLIGVIINAYRPDNQGPATAIEQIMQLATKYRTGGIKRLKNEEEHVENRFLKTGIGMIVDGYNSREIHEILDREMNSMIERHQRSQKILQFMAVQSPIFGMGGTLIGLVQMLMHIDNPDSIGPSLATALITTFYGIMLANLIITPVVAKLNHRTESEALLCKIIRVGIMGIHDRTNPQKIRRNMNALLSPEEQK, from the coding sequence ATGGCCACTGCGGTAAAAGAATCTGAAACAATTTCTGGACTGGTTGACGGCAGACGCGTTCAACCGGACTCCACCATCGATATCGGTACCATCCTTGGCACCATGATCGGCGTGGCTCTCATCGCCTGGGCCATCGTGCGGGGCGGCAATCCGGAAACTTTTTTGAATCTCAACGCGGTCCTGATCGTGTTCGGCGGCACCATCGCCACCTCCTTCATCGCCTACCCTTCAAGCAAAATCATCAGCCTGATTGGCGTCATCATCAACGCCTACCGGCCGGACAACCAGGGGCCCGCCACCGCCATCGAACAGATCATGCAGTTGGCCACCAAGTATCGGACAGGCGGCATCAAGCGCCTCAAGAATGAAGAGGAACATGTGGAAAACCGGTTTCTGAAAACCGGCATCGGCATGATTGTGGACGGCTACAACTCGCGCGAGATCCATGAAATCCTGGACCGGGAAATGAACTCGATGATCGAACGGCATCAGCGAAGCCAGAAAATCCTCCAGTTCATGGCCGTGCAGTCGCCGATTTTTGGCATGGGCGGCACCCTGATCGGCCTCGTGCAGATGCTCATGCACATCGACAATCCAGATTCGATCGGCCCGTCTCTGGCCACCGCGCTCATCACCACGTTTTATGGGATCATGCTCGCCAACCTGATCATCACTCCGGTGGTGGCGAAACTCAATCATCGTACGGAGAGCGAGGCCCTGCTCTGCAAAATCATCCGCGTCGGCATTATGGGAATCCATGACCGGACCAATCCCCAGAAGATTCGACGCAATATGAACGCACTGCTGTCTCCAGAAGAACAAAAATAA